The following are encoded together in the Paludisphaera mucosa genome:
- a CDS encoding sigma-70 family RNA polymerase sigma factor, translating to MTTDNTLSDRRANTATEDLASRTRRPFAQTAPLLTAEQEIALAARIRSGDQNARGELTLANLRLVLSIASEFRGRNRALDLDDLIQEGNLGLMRAACDFDPETHGTRFATYASYWIRHHIHRVLAEQSSMIRFPYYLVILRRRFEKTRGRLVEARRSQPSDSGPIEPELVEIAKHMGVATKRLKYVCDSQIDTRSYSTTSLDDASHDDVLAQSIPPEAPLEIAESMERLHAAMRRLTLLEAWVLRRRYRLDDSVDEAEDEAESRARRRHPAKRRPGPKSDGRRTYRELSREIGKPIHQLRQIERSAIIKLHDFIDPPVNRNDSQGCDPRLAPVVTLRCSA from the coding sequence ATGACGACAGACAACACCCTCTCCGATCGACGAGCCAACACCGCGACCGAGGACCTCGCCAGCCGCACTCGCCGTCCTTTCGCTCAGACGGCTCCTCTCCTGACGGCCGAGCAGGAAATAGCACTCGCCGCCCGCATTAGATCTGGCGACCAGAATGCCCGCGGAGAATTGACCCTTGCCAATCTGCGGTTGGTGTTGAGCATCGCCAGCGAATTTCGGGGTCGAAATCGCGCACTCGACCTTGACGACCTCATCCAGGAAGGCAACCTCGGCCTCATGCGGGCGGCTTGCGATTTCGATCCCGAGACGCATGGCACCCGCTTCGCCACTTACGCTTCATACTGGATTCGACATCACATCCATCGAGTGCTGGCGGAGCAATCGTCGATGATTCGATTCCCCTATTATCTTGTGATTCTGCGCCGACGTTTCGAGAAGACCCGAGGCCGTCTTGTCGAGGCCCGCAGGTCCCAGCCGAGCGATTCCGGCCCGATCGAGCCGGAGTTGGTGGAGATAGCGAAGCATATGGGAGTCGCGACGAAGCGACTCAAATACGTCTGTGATTCTCAAATCGACACACGATCCTACTCGACGACCTCGCTCGACGACGCCTCACACGACGACGTCCTGGCACAATCAATCCCCCCGGAAGCCCCCCTGGAGATCGCCGAATCGATGGAGCGGCTCCACGCGGCGATGCGAAGGTTAACCCTACTTGAAGCCTGGGTTCTACGGCGCCGATACCGTCTGGACGACTCGGTCGACGAGGCTGAGGACGAGGCGGAATCTCGCGCTCGTCGCCGCCACCCCGCGAAGAGACGGCCGGGGCCCAAGTCGGACGGACGGCGCACCTACCGCGAACTCTCTCGAGAGATCGGAAAGCCCATCCACCAACTCCGACAGATCGAACGCTCTGCAATCATCAAGTTGCATGACTTCATCGATCCTCCAGTTAATCGCAACGACTCACAAGGCTGCGACCCTCGCCTGGCTCCTGTCGTCACGTTGCGATGTTCAGCCTGA
- a CDS encoding IS630 family transposase (programmed frameshift), with translation MAVPEGHAVRAYSAYLRERVLADCDAGTPTAEVASKYRVSPSWGRRLKQRRRETGETAPRAQRYGPTPRWAEHLDAIRASAREAPGATLEEHRRRFGLDLGISTLWRAFHALGLTYKKVLKAAEQDRPDVPEARRRWREAMPGLDSARLVFVDETWASTDMTRTRGRAPSGVRLVMALPHGHWKTTTFVAGLRTDGVIAPVVVDGAINGELFAAYVRQQLVPAHRRGDVVVMDNLACHKRAGVREAIEGAGCRLMYLPPYSPVLNPIELAFSKLKALLRKAGERTVDGLWRLLGRLVDEFPPTNSAGSSRIPDTGLHLPENGSNIMFVF, from the exons ATCGCCGTCCCCGAGGGCCATGCCGTGAGAGCCTACTCCGCCTACCTGCGCGAGCGCGTGCTCGCCGATTGCGACGCCGGCACGCCGACCGCCGAGGTCGCGTCCAAGTACCGCGTCAGCCCCAGCTGGGGCCGCCGCCTGAAGCAGCGTCGCCGCGAGACCGGCGAGACCGCC CCCCGGGCGCAGAGATACGGCCCGACGCCCAGGTGGGCCGAGCACCTCGATGCCATCCGCGCCTCGGCCCGCGAGGCCCCAGGCGCCACGCTGGAGGAGCACCGCCGCCGCTTCGGCCTGGACCTGGGGATCTCCACGCTCTGGCGGGCGTTCCACGCCCTGGGCCTGACCTACAAAAAAGTCCTGAAGGCCGCCGAGCAGGACCGCCCCGACGTGCCCGAGGCCAGACGACGCTGGCGCGAGGCCATGCCCGGGCTGGACTCGGCCCGCCTGGTGTTCGTCGACGAGACCTGGGCGAGCACGGACATGACCCGCACGCGCGGCCGGGCCCCCAGCGGCGTCCGACTGGTCATGGCCTTGCCGCACGGTCACTGGAAGACGACCACGTTCGTCGCCGGCCTGCGGACCGACGGCGTGATCGCCCCGGTCGTGGTGGACGGGGCGATCAACGGCGAACTCTTCGCCGCCTACGTCCGCCAGCAGCTGGTCCCGGCCCATCGACGCGGCGACGTCGTGGTCATGGATAACCTGGCGTGCCACAAGCGGGCCGGGGTCAGGGAGGCGATCGAGGGGGCCGGATGCCGCCTCATGTACCTGCCGCCGTACAGCCCCGTCTTGAACCCGATCGAGCTGGCCTTCTCGAAGCTCAAGGCCCTACTCCGCAAGGCCGGCGAGAGGACGGTCGACGGTCTCTGGAGGCTGCTCGGCCGCCTCGTCGACGAGTTCCCCCCGACGAATTCCGCAGGTTCCTCTCGCATTCCGGATACCGGGCTACACCTTCCTGAAAACGGGTCTAATATCATGTTTGTCTTTTGA
- a CDS encoding pentapeptide repeat-containing protein, protein MAIHTLFRRWRTGSIASIEAESRGRAVELAARSGITLAYADLKRCEASLCSLPDTDFRGADLDGASLPLANLRRADFRTATLIEANLVSADLRQADLRNATLRNVDFRNADLRDALFVGADLRGARLTGARLDGARLDWRWAAFAIELLCRDSGCKGDALPLIVELAFERDERPYAWLRPLLHKPHLLGWVASVLGRAVHTGDGAPEILRTLADDVDPSALHDPIPVPDESTERLYWTRPVNPRRVRLISNQ, encoded by the coding sequence ATGGCGATACATACGTTGTTCCGACGCTGGCGGACCGGCTCCATCGCCTCGATCGAAGCCGAAAGCCGCGGCCGAGCCGTCGAGTTGGCCGCCCGCTCAGGGATAACCCTCGCCTACGCCGACCTGAAGAGATGCGAAGCATCTCTGTGCTCCCTCCCCGACACCGACTTCAGGGGTGCCGACCTCGACGGTGCAAGCCTCCCGTTGGCGAATCTGCGGCGGGCCGACTTCCGCACGGCCACGCTGATCGAAGCCAATCTCGTCAGTGCCGACCTCCGTCAGGCCGATCTTCGCAACGCAACTCTCCGAAATGTCGACTTCCGCAATGCCGACCTTCGCGACGCCCTCTTCGTTGGAGCCGATCTTCGAGGAGCGCGTCTCACCGGTGCTCGGCTCGATGGAGCACGACTGGACTGGCGATGGGCCGCCTTTGCCATCGAGCTGCTCTGCCGAGACTCGGGCTGCAAGGGAGACGCACTACCGCTGATCGTCGAGTTGGCCTTCGAGCGAGACGAGCGACCCTACGCATGGCTCCGGCCTCTCCTCCACAAGCCCCACCTCCTCGGCTGGGTCGCCTCAGTCCTCGGTCGGGCCGTTCATACCGGCGACGGAGCCCCCGAGATCCTCAGGACTCTCGCCGACGACGTCGATCCGTCAGCCTTACATGATCCGATCCCAGTTCCGGACGAATCAACCGAGCGCCTGTACTGGACCCGTCCCGTCAACCCCAGGCGTGTCCGCCTAATCTCAAATCAATGA
- a CDS encoding IS701 family transposase: MTPDVLDRLSDYAAAFRDDFNRPRQAAWCGVYLRGLIQDGGRKSVEPMSSRVALPEGLDVADPDQALQQFLGQSTWDERAVLQRYRAAMARKFADPAGIFVVDDATFPKQGGHSVGGQRPYCGALGKTADCQCAVSVHYLAPKGHYPLDMRLYLPDSWLGDPARLAKARVPEAERRSLTKGEIALELLDQARAEGLPGGVVAADSGYGASGSFRDGLADRGLHYVVGVSEEMVVFAEEPRWVEPGPGATGRPRSRPRLADDSPRPTSLKGLAARTPRRKVTWREGTKGPMAGRLACLRVWPASGWATGECAGAGPIWLLIEEQADGALKYAFSNLPSDTSRLQAVRLWRSRWPVELGCQQMKEELGLDHHEGRSRRGFHHHARLELLAFGFLTLERRRARRGRSRPGKKGGAERP, from the coding sequence CTGACCCCCGACGTCCTCGACCGGCTCTCGGATTACGCCGCCGCATTCCGCGACGACTTCAACCGCCCGCGGCAGGCCGCCTGGTGCGGCGTATACCTCCGGGGCCTTATCCAGGACGGCGGCCGCAAGAGCGTCGAGCCGATGTCCTCGCGCGTCGCCCTGCCCGAGGGCCTCGACGTCGCCGACCCCGACCAGGCCCTCCAGCAGTTCCTCGGGCAGAGCACCTGGGACGAACGGGCCGTCCTCCAACGCTACCGGGCCGCGATGGCCCGCAAGTTCGCCGACCCGGCGGGGATCTTCGTCGTCGACGACGCCACCTTCCCCAAGCAGGGCGGCCACTCCGTCGGGGGGCAGCGGCCGTACTGCGGCGCCCTGGGCAAGACGGCCGACTGCCAGTGCGCCGTCAGCGTCCATTACCTCGCCCCGAAGGGCCACTATCCGCTGGACATGCGGCTCTACCTGCCCGACTCGTGGCTGGGCGACCCGGCCCGGCTCGCCAAGGCCCGCGTGCCCGAGGCCGAGCGACGATCGCTGACCAAGGGCGAGATCGCGCTGGAGTTGCTCGACCAGGCCCGGGCCGAAGGCTTGCCGGGCGGCGTCGTGGCCGCCGACTCGGGCTACGGCGCCTCGGGGTCGTTCCGCGACGGCCTGGCCGATCGGGGCCTGCATTACGTCGTCGGCGTCTCCGAGGAGATGGTCGTCTTCGCCGAGGAGCCGCGATGGGTCGAGCCCGGCCCCGGGGCGACGGGCCGCCCGCGGTCGCGGCCCCGCCTGGCCGACGACTCGCCTCGTCCGACGAGCCTGAAGGGGTTGGCGGCGAGGACGCCGCGTCGCAAGGTGACCTGGCGGGAGGGCACGAAGGGCCCGATGGCCGGCCGTCTCGCCTGCCTGCGGGTGTGGCCGGCCTCCGGCTGGGCGACCGGCGAATGCGCCGGCGCCGGGCCGATCTGGCTCCTGATCGAAGAGCAGGCCGACGGAGCGCTGAAGTACGCGTTCAGCAACCTCCCATCGGACACGAGCCGGCTGCAGGCCGTGCGGCTCTGGCGGAGCCGCTGGCCGGTGGAGTTGGGCTGCCAGCAGATGAAGGAGGAACTCGGGCTGGACCACCACGAAGGCCGGTCGCGGCGCGGCTTCCACCACCACGCCCGCCTGGAGTTGCTGGCCTTCGGCTTCCTGACCCTGGAACGCCGTCGAGCCCGCCGGGGGCGATCCCGGCCGGGCAAAAAGGGGGGCGCGGAGCGGCCGTGA
- a CDS encoding IS630 family transposase gives MAIEPGSRDATARGTARRPYSSDLRQRVVDAVDRGEISQREGARRFEASLSFVVRLLQHRRRNGGLEPKSHGGEAGFKLSIDERIRLFDLARRHPDATLQQLKDMGGFACTLVTIWRMLRRARWTRKKKSLHANERDRPDVKEARRRFRRKVERIAVRRLIFLDETGVDTTMTPTRGWAPKGRRVEGSAPGSCSTTTVVSAMGLDGLRGSLAFPGAMDEPAFRAYVEDVLTPHLHPGDLVVSDNLRVHDAQAAEAAVEKAGAKEVRLPPCGHDYNPIEQMWSKLKSRLHRTAARTTPALYQAIADALDHITTKDIRGWINYSGLYAIPR, from the coding sequence ATGGCAATAGAGCCTGGATCACGTGACGCGACGGCGCGGGGGACGGCCAGGCGACCCTATTCGTCGGACCTGCGGCAGCGGGTGGTGGACGCGGTGGATCGGGGCGAGATCTCGCAACGCGAGGGCGCTCGACGCTTCGAGGCCAGCTTGTCGTTCGTCGTGCGGCTCTTGCAGCATCGGCGGCGCAACGGCGGGCTGGAGCCCAAGTCGCACGGCGGCGAGGCCGGGTTCAAGCTCTCCATCGACGAACGCATCCGGCTGTTCGACCTGGCCCGCAGGCATCCCGACGCCACGCTCCAGCAGCTCAAGGACATGGGGGGCTTCGCCTGCACGCTCGTGACCATCTGGCGGATGCTGCGGCGGGCCCGGTGGACGCGCAAGAAGAAGAGCCTCCACGCCAACGAACGCGACCGCCCCGACGTCAAGGAGGCCCGCCGGAGGTTCCGTCGCAAGGTCGAGCGGATCGCCGTCCGACGGCTGATCTTCCTGGACGAAACCGGCGTCGACACGACGATGACGCCGACCCGCGGCTGGGCCCCGAAGGGGCGTCGAGTCGAAGGCTCGGCCCCCGGGTCGTGTTCGACGACGACGGTCGTCTCGGCGATGGGCCTCGACGGCCTTCGCGGCTCGCTGGCGTTCCCCGGCGCGATGGACGAGCCGGCGTTTCGGGCTTACGTCGAGGACGTGCTGACACCCCACCTACACCCCGGAGACCTGGTGGTGAGCGACAACCTCCGCGTCCATGACGCCCAGGCGGCCGAGGCGGCCGTCGAGAAGGCGGGGGCGAAGGAGGTCCGGCTACCGCCGTGCGGCCACGACTACAACCCGATCGAGCAGATGTGGTCGAAGCTCAAGTCCCGCCTGCATCGGACCGCCGCCAGGACCACCCCGGCCCTGTATCAGGCGATCGCCGACGCCCTCGACCACATCACAACGAAAGACATACGCGGCTGGATTAACTATTCAGGGCTGTATGCCATCCCGAGGTAA
- a CDS encoding IS701 family transposase, which translates to MSLLDHPDAQVLLADAVLTPEAVRGCEGRLAAFLGRYLPRFRRAEQRANATLVIRGLLGGLQRKTCEPIAVEAGVHRKPIQFLVGAGRWDDEAVMAELRRHVAEDLGEDRAVLVIDATTFPKSGADSCGVGRQWCGRLGKQENCQRGIFLAYAAARGYAPLDRRLYLPKDWAGDAARRAKCHVPEGIEFREGWRIAAELVERSGPGLPHAWVVGDDEFGRPAQFRAWLRGRGEQYVLDVPSDTVVRDLECPRPPSRRPGHGRPRAVPFRRVDAWASGQPAGRWVRLTIRPGEKGPISVDAMAVRVRTRLEHRLGPEERLVVMRTVEAEPEIHYALSDAATDVPLEELVRARFARHKIEEVFEAAKGEVGLAQYEVRGWVGWHHHVTLSLLALWFLCCERRRVGGENPRRDGAASARGLHATAARPVARPRADRRGSVARPVAEGGGADLSLARGHRRLPAASAATGYQLIR; encoded by the coding sequence ATGTCGCTCCTCGACCACCCCGACGCCCAGGTGCTCCTGGCCGACGCCGTCCTGACCCCGGAGGCCGTCCGGGGCTGCGAGGGCCGGCTCGCCGCGTTCCTCGGGCGCTACCTGCCGCGGTTCCGCCGCGCCGAGCAGCGGGCCAACGCCACGCTCGTCATCCGCGGGCTGCTCGGCGGGCTGCAGCGCAAGACCTGCGAGCCGATCGCGGTGGAGGCCGGAGTCCACCGCAAGCCGATCCAGTTCCTGGTCGGGGCCGGCCGTTGGGACGACGAGGCGGTCATGGCCGAGCTCCGCCGCCACGTCGCCGAGGACTTGGGCGAAGACCGGGCCGTCCTCGTGATCGACGCCACCACCTTTCCGAAGTCCGGGGCCGATTCCTGCGGCGTGGGCCGCCAGTGGTGCGGACGGCTGGGCAAGCAGGAGAACTGCCAGCGCGGGATCTTCCTGGCCTACGCCGCGGCCCGCGGCTACGCCCCGCTGGACCGCCGGCTGTATCTGCCGAAGGACTGGGCCGGCGACGCCGCCCGGCGGGCCAAGTGCCACGTCCCCGAGGGGATCGAGTTCCGCGAGGGCTGGCGGATCGCCGCCGAACTGGTCGAGCGGAGCGGGCCGGGGCTGCCGCACGCCTGGGTCGTCGGCGACGACGAGTTCGGCCGCCCGGCTCAGTTCCGCGCCTGGCTCCGCGGCCGCGGCGAGCAATACGTCCTGGACGTGCCGAGCGACACCGTCGTCCGCGACCTGGAGTGCCCCCGTCCCCCGAGCCGCCGCCCCGGCCACGGCCGCCCCCGGGCGGTCCCCTTCCGTCGCGTCGACGCGTGGGCCTCCGGGCAGCCGGCGGGTCGCTGGGTGCGGCTGACGATCCGCCCCGGCGAGAAGGGCCCGATCTCGGTCGACGCGATGGCGGTGCGCGTGCGGACGAGGCTGGAGCACCGGCTGGGGCCGGAGGAGCGGCTGGTGGTGATGCGGACGGTCGAGGCCGAGCCGGAGATCCACTATGCCCTGAGCGACGCCGCGACCGACGTCCCGCTCGAGGAGTTGGTCCGCGCCCGGTTCGCGAGGCACAAGATCGAGGAGGTCTTCGAGGCGGCCAAGGGGGAGGTCGGGCTGGCGCAGTACGAGGTGCGGGGCTGGGTGGGCTGGCACCACCACGTCACGCTGTCGCTGCTGGCGCTCTGGTTCCTGTGCTGCGAGCGGCGGCGGGTCGGGGGGGAAAACCCGCGCCGTGACGGTGCCGCAAGTGCGCGAGGTCTTCACGCGACTGCTGCGCGACCCGTCGCCCGGCCCCGAGCGGATCGCCGCGGAAGTGTCGCGCGTCCTGTGGCGGAAGGAGGCGGCGCGGATCTATCACTGGCACGAGGTCACCGGCGGCTTCCCGCCGCGTCGGCCGCCACCGGATACCAGTTGATCAGGTGA